From one Trifolium pratense cultivar HEN17-A07 linkage group LG1, ARS_RC_1.1, whole genome shotgun sequence genomic stretch:
- the LOC123913949 gene encoding cyclic pyranopterin monophosphate synthase, mitochondrial isoform X2: MGFIFGEIPPNDGLTSSVSNGYANNEPHLSCESKRIFSSSVSHNNASSVQEFNKELESIFGETLPSGPPSSESNSHANNEPHLLSGNISESCFELTHTGNSGEAQMVDVSPKESSKRTATAVCKVILGKTVFDLVLANQMAKGDVLTVAKIAGITAAKQTSNLIPLCHNIGLTHVQVDLRLNHEDFSVAIEGEAASMGKTGVEMEAMTAVSVAGLTVYDMCKAASKAITITDIRLKQKTGGKSGDYSWGQ, translated from the exons ATGGGATTTATATTTGGGGAAATTCCACCAAATGATGGACTAACTAGCTCTGTAAGCAATGGTTATGCGAATAATGAACCCCATTTGTCATGCGAATCAAAAAGGATCTTCAGCTCTTCTGTTAGTCATAACAATGCAAGTTCTGTTCAAGAATTCAATAAG GAACTGGAATCCATATTTGGGGAAACTCTGCCAAGTGGACCTCCTAGCTCTGAAAGCAATAGTCATGCGAATAATGAACCTCATTTGTTATCTGGAAACATAAGTGAAAGTTGTTTCGAATTGACTCATACTGGAAATTCAGGGGAAGCTCAAATGGTTGACGTGTCTCCAAAAGAAAGTAGTAAGAGAACTGCCACTGCTGTCTGCAAAGTAATTCTTGGAAAGACGGTTTTTGATTTGGTATTAGCCAATCAAATGGCAAAAGGAGACGTGCTTACAGTGGCGAAAATTGCTGGCATAACCGCAGCTAAGCAAACTAGTAACCTGATTCCATTGTGCCATAACATAGGCCTTACACACGTGCAAGTGGATTTGAGATTGAACCATGAGGACTTCAGTGTAGCAATAGAAGGGGAAGCTGCTTCAATGGGAAAAACTGGAGTTGAAATGGAAGCAATGACAGCAGTGTCTGTTGCTGGCTTAACAGTGTATGACATGTGTAAGGCTGCTTCAAAAGCTATAACAATTACAGATATAAGACTTAAGCAAAAAACTGGTGGAAAAAGTGGTGATTACTCTTGGGGACAATAA
- the LOC123902373 gene encoding putative GEM-like protein 8 isoform X1 — MQTSLFHELVVGTPTIYDQFQKSGNRYLLDSASHQCQYPSKHQSKSIANLNKKKLGRKADSLSRMVQEHVRLGANISDTIKRKLSLGARILQVGGLEKVFMQYFSVSEGETLLKVSHCYLSTTSGPLAGLLFISTEKVAFCSERSIKVFNQKGQMCRIRYKVSIPLKKIKCVRQSKNVEKPTQKYINIVTVDNFDFWLMSVLKYQKTFKYLEQAISQT; from the exons ATGCAGACCTCACTTTTTCATGAGCTAGTTGTTGGAACTCCAACAATATATGATCAGTTTCAAAAGTCGGGTAACAGATACTTACTTGATTCTGCCTCTCATCAATGTCAATATCCATCCAAACATCAAAGCAAAA GTATAGCAAATTTAAACAAGAAAAAGCTTGGCAGAAAGGCCGATAGTCTCTCACGAATGGTCCAAGAACATG TGAGATTGGGAGCAAACATATCTGATACGATAAAGAGGAAATTGAGCTTAGGGGCTCGAATTCTTCAAGTGGGAGGATTGGAGAAAGTTTTTATGCAGTATTTTAGTGTGAGCGAAGGGGAGACGCTGCTGAAAGTTTCCCACTGTTATCTATCCACCACATCCGGTCCTCTAGCCGGTCTCCTCTTCATCTCCACCGAAAAGGTTGCCTTTTGCAGTGAGAGATCAATAAAAGTGTTTAATCAGAAAGGTCAAATGTGTAGGATCCGCTATAAG GTTTCCATTCCACTGAAGAAGATCAAGTGTGTGAGGCAAAGTAAAAATGTTGAGAAGCCAACACAGAAGTACATAAATATAGTTACAGTGGACAATTTTGATTTCTGGCTTATGAGTGTCTTAAAATATCAGAAAACTTTTAAATATCTCGAGCAAGCTATTTCTCAAACTTAG
- the LOC123902373 gene encoding GEM-like protein 7 isoform X2 has product MHSSLLHELVVGTPIIYDQFQKSVNKYYLLDSASYQCQYPSKHQSRENSIQKMRCRKPNSFSQRVQEHVRLGANISQTIKRKLSLGAQILQVGGVEKVFMQYFSVNEKETLLRVSHCYLSTTSGPLAGLLYISTEKVAFCSERSIKVFNQKGLMCRIRYKVMIPLKKIKCVNQSQNVEKPTQKYINIVTVDNFDFWLMGVFKYHKTFKYLEQAISQA; this is encoded by the exons ATGCATTCCTCACTTCTTCATGAACTAGTTGTTGGAACTCCAATCATATATGATCAGTTTCAAAAGTCGgttaacaaatattatttacTTGATTCTGCCTCTTATCAATGTCAATATCCATCCAAACATCAAA GTAGAGAAAATTCGATCCAGAAAATGCGCTGCAGGAAGCCCAATAGTTTCTCACAGAGAGTCCAAGAACATG TGAGACTCGGAGCAAACATATCTCAAACAATAAAGAGGAAGTTGAGCTTAGGGGCTCAAATCCTTCAAGTAGGCGGAGTAGAGAAAGTGTTTATGCAGTATTTTAGTGTGAACGAGAAGGAGACGCTGTTAAGAGTTTCTCACTGTTATTTGTCCACCACATCTGGTCCTCTAGCCGGTCTCCTCTACATCTCCACTGAAAAGGTTGCCTTTTGCAGTGAGAGATCAATAAAAGTCTTTAATCAGAAAGGTCTAATGTGTAGAATCCGCTATAAG GTTATGATTCCACTGAAGAAGATCAAGTGTGTGAATCAAAGTCAAAATGTTGAGAAGCCAACACAGAAGTACATAAATATAGTTACAGTGGACAATTTTGATTTCTGGCTTATGGGTGTCTTCAAGTATCATAAAACTTTCAAATATCTTGAGCAGGCAATTTCTCAAGCTTAG
- the LOC123902373 gene encoding GEM-like protein 7 isoform X3, whose translation MQTSLFHELVVGTPTIYDQFQKSGNRYLLDSASHQCQYPSKHQSRENSIQKMRCRKPNSFSQRVQEHVRLGANISQTIKRKLSLGAQILQVGGVEKVFMQYFSVNEKETLLRVSHCYLSTTSGPLAGLLYISTEKVAFCSERSIKVFNQKGLMCRIRYKVMIPLKKIKCVNQSQNVEKPTQKYINIVTVDNFDFWLMGVFKYHKTFKYLEQAISQA comes from the exons ATGCAGACCTCACTTTTTCATGAGCTAGTTGTTGGAACTCCAACAATATATGATCAGTTTCAAAAGTCGGGTAACAGATACTTACTTGATTCTGCCTCTCATCAATGTCAATATCCATCCAAACATCAAA GTAGAGAAAATTCGATCCAGAAAATGCGCTGCAGGAAGCCCAATAGTTTCTCACAGAGAGTCCAAGAACATG TGAGACTCGGAGCAAACATATCTCAAACAATAAAGAGGAAGTTGAGCTTAGGGGCTCAAATCCTTCAAGTAGGCGGAGTAGAGAAAGTGTTTATGCAGTATTTTAGTGTGAACGAGAAGGAGACGCTGTTAAGAGTTTCTCACTGTTATTTGTCCACCACATCTGGTCCTCTAGCCGGTCTCCTCTACATCTCCACTGAAAAGGTTGCCTTTTGCAGTGAGAGATCAATAAAAGTCTTTAATCAGAAAGGTCTAATGTGTAGAATCCGCTATAAG GTTATGATTCCACTGAAGAAGATCAAGTGTGTGAATCAAAGTCAAAATGTTGAGAAGCCAACACAGAAGTACATAAATATAGTTACAGTGGACAATTTTGATTTCTGGCTTATGGGTGTCTTCAAGTATCATAAAACTTTCAAATATCTTGAGCAGGCAATTTCTCAAGCTTAG
- the LOC123897371 gene encoding EIN3-binding F-box protein 1 — translation MSSNSTQEEEEEEDAGVCINEALTDDELRSILARVETEKDKETFGLVCKRWLRLQSTERKKLAARAGPHMLRKMADRFTRLVELDLAQSISRSFYPGVTDSDLSVIANGFTCLRILNLHNCKGITDVGMKVIGEGLSLLQSLDVSYCRKLTDKGLSAVAKGCCDLRILHLTGCRFVTDSILEALSKNCRNLEELVLQGCTSITDNGLISLASGCQRIKILDINKCSNVSDVGVSSICKACSSSLKTLKLLDCYKVGDEAILSLAKFCDNLETLIIGGCRDVSDSAMKLLATACRNNLKNLRMDWCLNISDSSLSCILSQCRNLEVLDIGCCGEVTDTAFLLISNEEPGLSLKILKVSNCPKITVVGIGILLGKCSYLEYLDVRSCPHITKAGFDEAGFHFPDCCKINFNGSINEPAVLL, via the exons ATGTCTTCCAATTCAAcacaggaagaagaagaagaagaagatgccGGCGTATGCATAAACGAGGCGTTGACGGACGACGAGCTCCGTTCAATTCTGGCGAGGGTGGAGACCGAAAAAGACAAAGAAACGTTCGGTTTGGTGTGTAAGCGATGGCTTCGTTTACAGAGCACGGAAAGGAAGAAACTTGCCGCACGTGCCGGTCCTCATATGCTTCGTAAAATGGCTGATAGGTTCACACGTTTGGTTGAATTGGACCTTGCTCAGTCCATTTCTCGTTCTTTCTATCCTGGTGTTACTGATTCTGATCTTTCTGTTATTGCTAATGGCTTCACTTGCTTGAGGATCCTCAATTTGCATAATTGTAAAG gAATTACGGATGTTGGAATGAAAGTTATTGGTGAGGGTCTTTCCTTATTACAGTCCTTGGATGTGTCCTACTGCAGAAAGCTGACTGATAAGGGCTTATCCGCTGTTGCCAAAGGCTGTTGTGACTTGCGGATATTGCATCTTACTGGGTGCAGATTTGTTACGGATAGTATACTAGAAGCTCTGTCCAAAAACTGTCGTAATTTAGAAGAGTTGGTATTGCAAGGATGCACAAGTATCACTGACAATGGACTGATAAGCCTTGCAAGTGGTTGCCAGAGAATCAAGATTTTAGACATCAATAAATGCAGTAATGTCAGTGATGTTGGGGTTTCTAGTATTTGTAAGGcttgttcttcttctctcaAGACATTGAAATTGTTAGATTGCTACAAAGTTGGGGATGAAGCCATATTATCATTGGCTAAATTCTGTGATAATCTGGAGACTTTGATCATTGGTGGATGCCGGGATGTGTCTGACAGCGCAATGAAGTTGCTGGCTACTGCTTGTAGAAATAACCTTAAAAACTTGAGGATGGATTGGTGTCTGAACATTTCCGACTCTTCATTGAGCTGTATTTTAAGTCAATGCAGAAACCTTGAGGTGCTGGACATCGGTTGCTGTGGAGAGGTGACAGATACTGCTTTTCTTCTTATAAGCAACGAGGAGCCTGGTTTGAGTTTGAAGATATTGAAAGTTAGTAATTGTCCAAAGATCACAGTGGTTGGTATAGGCATTCTTCTTGGTAAATGCAGTTACCTGGAGTACTTGGACGTGAGGTCATGCCCACATATTACAAAGGCTGGCTTTGATGAGGCTGGTTTTCATTTTCCTGACTGTTGTAAGATTAATTTTAACGGTAGCATCAACGAGCCTGCTGTTCTTCTTTGA
- the LOC123894140 gene encoding GEM-like protein 4 — protein sequence MKTSFLHELLNGIFVSSTYPNGKSSKRFLPDSSGIYRKSITKSNQGKLNSVMTKITNTVKGKLRLGARILQVGGVEKVFMQIFSVKDGEKLLKASQCYLSTTSGPIAGLLFISTHKVAFYSERSIKISSPKGELIRVHYKVSIPHEKIQHVNQSENVKKPSEKYIEIVTVDGFDFWFMGFFNYKKALRYLQHAISLSRRENL from the exons ATGAAGACCTCATTTCTTCATGAGCTACTTAATGGAATTTTTGTCTCCTCAACTTATCCAAATGGGAAGTCGTCGAAGAGATTCTTACCTGATTCTTCTGGCATATACAGAAAATCCATCACAAAATCAAATCAGG GTAAATTAAATTCGGTTATGACTAAGATAACAAATACAGTAAAAGGGAAATTAAGGTTGGGAGCAAGAATTCTTCAGGTTGGTGGAGTAGAGAAAGTGTTTATGCAAATTTTTAGTGTTAAAGATGGAGAGAAGCTTTTGAAAGCATCACAATGTTACTTATCAACCACATCAGGTCCTATAGCTGGTCTCCTCTTCATTTCTACTCACAAAGTTGCTTTCTACAGTGAGAGATCCATCAAAATTTCTTCCCCAAAAGGAGAATTGATTAGAGTCCACTATAAGGTCTCTATTCCACATGAAAAGATTCAGCATGTCAACCAAAGTGAAAATGTGAAGAAACCTTCAGAAAAGTACATAGAAATAGTCACTGTGGATGGTTTCGACTTCTGGTTTATGGGTTTCTTTAATTACAAGAAAGCTTTAAGATATCTTCAGCATGCTATCTCTCTATCTCGGAGGGAAAATTTGTag
- the LOC123913949 gene encoding cyclic pyranopterin monophosphate synthase isoform X1 → MFLRRIVAQCPLKSRRMFSSSSSHDYASSIQELNDEMGFIFGEIPPNDGLTSSVSNGYANNEPHLSCESKRIFSSSVSHNNASSVQEFNKELESIFGETLPSGPPSSESNSHANNEPHLLSGNISESCFELTHTGNSGEAQMVDVSPKESSKRTATAVCKVILGKTVFDLVLANQMAKGDVLTVAKIAGITAAKQTSNLIPLCHNIGLTHVQVDLRLNHEDFSVAIEGEAASMGKTGVEMEAMTAVSVAGLTVYDMCKAASKAITITDIRLKQKTGGKSGDYSWGQ, encoded by the exons ATGTTTCTTCGAAGAATTGTTGCTCAATGTCCTCTAAAATCAAGAAGGATGTTCAGCTCTTCTTCTAGCCATGACTATGCAAGTTCTATTCAAGAACTCAATGAT GAAATGGGATTTATATTTGGGGAAATTCCACCAAATGATGGACTAACTAGCTCTGTAAGCAATGGTTATGCGAATAATGAACCCCATTTGTCATGCGAATCAAAAAGGATCTTCAGCTCTTCTGTTAGTCATAACAATGCAAGTTCTGTTCAAGAATTCAATAAG GAACTGGAATCCATATTTGGGGAAACTCTGCCAAGTGGACCTCCTAGCTCTGAAAGCAATAGTCATGCGAATAATGAACCTCATTTGTTATCTGGAAACATAAGTGAAAGTTGTTTCGAATTGACTCATACTGGAAATTCAGGGGAAGCTCAAATGGTTGACGTGTCTCCAAAAGAAAGTAGTAAGAGAACTGCCACTGCTGTCTGCAAAGTAATTCTTGGAAAGACGGTTTTTGATTTGGTATTAGCCAATCAAATGGCAAAAGGAGACGTGCTTACAGTGGCGAAAATTGCTGGCATAACCGCAGCTAAGCAAACTAGTAACCTGATTCCATTGTGCCATAACATAGGCCTTACACACGTGCAAGTGGATTTGAGATTGAACCATGAGGACTTCAGTGTAGCAATAGAAGGGGAAGCTGCTTCAATGGGAAAAACTGGAGTTGAAATGGAAGCAATGACAGCAGTGTCTGTTGCTGGCTTAACAGTGTATGACATGTGTAAGGCTGCTTCAAAAGCTATAACAATTACAGATATAAGACTTAAGCAAAAAACTGGTGGAAAAAGTGGTGATTACTCTTGGGGACAATAA
- the LOC123884680 gene encoding E3 ubiquitin-protein ligase CIP8-like, translating into MSEAPSQPPPPATETPPPYWCYHCDKRVSVETVANLPDLICGDCKNGFVESITTPSRSRSPSSSSDDPYFGSQFLQVLRLIAQSSREDDASPPPPPSRSPENDFLRIELGGWDHNDEDNDDDEFHNDGEGEDTEGTVEEQEDRSGNEDPHGDDEDMRRRRRDLLRHRIRDLATRTRSMQNRILDWAEILMGLEDNSIELRLQMPESDRYVGNPEDYVDAAEYEALLQTLAESDGNGRRGAPPASKSAVEALPTVKIASESEVVACAVCKDMLGVGELVKRLPCGHEYHGDCIIPWLSCRNSCPVCRFELPTDDKEYEEERASGSGRGGASTI; encoded by the coding sequence ATGTCGGAAGCACCATCTCAACCACCACCACCCGCCACCGAAACCCCTCCTCCATATTGGTGCTACCACTGCGACAAACGCGTCTCCGTCGAAACGGTCGCAAATCTCCCCGACCTAATCTGCGGCGATTGCAAAAACGGTTTCGTCGAATCCATCACTACACCTTCTCGTTCTCGTTCACCTTCCTCTTCCTCCGATGATCCCTATTTTGGTTCTCAATTTCTTCAGGTTCTTCGCCTAATCGCTCAATCGTCGCGTGAAGACGACGCGTCTCCTCCACCTCCTCCAAGTCGTTCACCGGAGAACGATTTCCTCAGGATCGAACTCGGTGGTTGGGACCACAACGACGAAGATAACGATGATGATGAATTTCATAACGACGGTGAAGGTGAAGATACCGAAGGTACCGTTGAGGAACAGGAAGATCGATCCGGAAACGAGGATCCACACGGGGACGATGAAGATATGAGACGAAGGAGACGCGATCTATTGCGTCATCGAATTAGGGATTTGGCGACCCGAACCCGAAGCATGCAGAATCGGATCTTGGATTGGGCGGAGATTCTAATGGGACTGGAAGATAATTCAATTGAGCTTCGTCTTCAGATGCCGGAATCGGACCGGTATGTCGGCAATCCGGAGGATTATGTTGATGCGGCGGAGTATGAGGCGTTGCTGCAGACTCTGGCGGAGAGTGATGGAAATGGAAGGAGAGGAGCTCCGCCGGCTTCAAAGTCAGCTGTGGAAGCATTGCCGACGGTGAAGATTGCGTCGGAGAGTGAGGTGGTTGCTTGTGCTGTATGTAAGGATATGCTCGGTGTTGGTGAATTGGTGAAGAGATTGCCTTGTGGGCATGAGTATCATGGAGATTGCATTATTCCATGGTTGAGTTGTAGAAATTCTTGTCCTGTTTGCAGGTTTGAGCTTCCAACTGATGATAAGGAGTATGAAGAAGAGAGAGCTTCGGGTTCGGGTCGTGGTGGAGCTTCCACCATTTGA
- the LOC123903308 gene encoding GEM-like protein 4, producing the protein MKTSFLHELLNGISISSTYPNGKSSKRFLPDSSGIYRKSITKSKQGKLNSVMTKITNTVKGKLRLGARILQVGGVEKVFMQLFSVKDGEKLLKASQCYLYTTSGPIAGLLFISTHKVAFYSERSIKISSPKGELSRFHYKVSIPHEKIQHVNQTQNVKKPSEKYIEMVTVDGFDFWFMGFFNYKKALRYLQHAISLAQRENL; encoded by the exons ATGAAGACATCATTTCTTCATGAGCTACTTAATGGAATTTCTATCTCCTCAACTTATCCAAATGGGAAGTCGTCAAAGAGATTCTTACCTGATTCTTCTGGCATATACAGAAAATCCATCACAAAATCAAAGCAAG GTAAACTAAATTCGGTTATGACTAAGATAACAAATACAGTAAAAGGGAAATTAAGGTTGGGAGCAAGAATTCTTCAGGTTGGTGGAGTAGAAAAAGTTTTCATGCAACTTTTTAGTGTTAAAGATGGGGAGAAGCTTTTGAAAGCATCACAATGTTACTTATACACCACATCAGGTCCTATAGCTGGCCTCCTCTTCATTTCCACTCACAAAGTTGCTTTCTACAGTGAGAGATCTATCAAAATTTCTTCCCCAAAAGGAGAATTGAGTAGATTCCACTATAAGGTCTCTATTCCACATGAAAAGATTCAGCATGTTAACCAAACTCAAAATGTGAAGAAACCTTCAGAAAAGTACATAGAAATGGTCACTGTAGATGGTTTTGACTTCTGGTTCATGGGTTTCTTTAATTACAAGAAAGCTTTAAGATATCTTCAGCATGCTATCTCTCTAGCTCAGAGGGAAAATTTGTag
- the LOC123913933 gene encoding transmembrane protein 53 — protein MSSFSGAIQRPLVAAAAVAAASLSTEKLPFIGSSRDCSTSGFDHSPASNSLQESYSSVVSQISDSKLANLYFVNKIRVPVPNVNFRVPALGSNLYYSSVASSPLVKDLYQSAELTRFSRLSSSTCYKGVSNSTSEFMYKWHLPEPNAFGGSSVKSKTVVVLLGWLGAKQKHLKKYAEWYTSKGYHVITFTFPMADVLSYKPGGKAEQNVHMLVDHLADWLEEENEKNLVFHTFSNTGWLTYGVMLEHFHRQDPSLMEKIRGCIVDSAPVANADAEVWASGFSAAFLKKNSVATKGCVSSDDSGIKVSIGSNEDLVLKPKATEAALLLVLKKFFEVVLHLPSVNRRLSDVFSMLSTKQPGCPQLYMYSSADRVIPADSVESFVDAQRKAGHNVRACNFVSSPHVDHFRNDPKLYTSQLSQFLEECVIDRCKSH, from the exons ATGAGTTCGTTTTCTGGAGCAATTCAGAGACCCCTTGTGGCTGCTGCCGCTGTTGCAGCCGCTTCTTTATCTACCGAGAAATTACCATTCATTGGATCATCTCGTGATTGTTCGACCTCCGGTTTCGATCATTCTCCAGCTTCTAACTCTTTGCAGGAATCATATTCATCAGTGGTTTCTCAAATTTCTGATTCAAAACTTGCTAACCTATATTTTGTGAACAAAATTCGGGTTCCGGTTCCTAATGTGAATTTCCGGGTGCCGGCTTTGGGGTCAAATTTGTACTATTCTTCTGTTGCTTCATCGCCACTTGTTAAAGATTTGTATCAGTCTGCTGAATTGACTAGGTTTTCAAGGTTGTCGTCGTCCACTTGTTACAAGGGTGTCTCTAATTCAACTTCTGAGTTCATGTATAAATGGCATTTGCCTGAACCCAATGCTTTTGGTGGTTCATCTGTGAAATCGAAGACGGTGGTGGTTTTGCTTGGATGGTTAGGTGCAAAGCAGAAACATCTAAAGAAGTATGCTGAATGGTACACTTCAAAGGGATATCATGTCATTACCTTTACATTTCCAATGGCTGATGTATTGAGTTATAAGCCGGGAGGAAAAGCGGAACAAAATGTTCACATGCTTGTGGACCACTTGGCTGACTGGTTAGAAGAGGAGAATGAAAAGAATCTTGTCTTTCATACTTTCAGTAACACTGGATGGTTAAC GTATGGAGTTATGTTGGAGCACTTTCATAGGCAAGACCCGTCTTTGATGGAAAAGATTAGGGGCTGCATTGTAGATTCTGCACCTGTTGCAAACGCTGACGCAGAG GTCTGGGCCTCAGGTTTCTCAGCAGCATTTCTCAAGAAGAATAGCGTAGCTACAAAGGGGTGTGTATCCTCTGATGATTCTGGCATTAAAGTATCAATTGGCAGCAATGAAGATTTAGTACTCAAACCTAAGGCAACCGAAGCAGCTTTGCTGTTAGTActaaagaaattttttgaagTTGTTCTGCATCTCCCTTCAGTGAATAG GAGGCTCTCTGATGTTTTCAGCATGTTATCTACAAAGCAACCAGGGTGTCCACAGTTATACATGTATAGTTCTGCAGACAGAGTCATTCCGGCTGATTCAGTGGAATCGTTTGTCGATGCACAGCGTAAGGCCGGACACAATGTGAGGGCATGCAATTTTGTCTCGTCGCCCCATGTTGATCACTTTCGAAATGACCCAAAATTGTATACTTCTCAGCTCAGTCAGTTCTTAGAGGAGTGTGTTATTGACCGATGTAAATCTCACTAA
- the LOC123924413 gene encoding GEM-like protein 4: MHSSLLHDLVVGTPIIYDQFQKSVNRYLLDSSSHQCQYPPKHQSRENSIQKMRCRKADSLSQRIQEHVRLGANISQTLKRKLSLGAQILQVGGVEKVFMQYFSVSEEETLLRVSHCYLSTTSGPLAGLLYISTEKVAFCSERSIKVFNQKGHMCRIRYKVTIPLKKIKCVNQSQNIEKPTQKYINIVTVDDFDFWLMGVSKYQKTFKYLEEAISQA, encoded by the exons ATGCATTCCTCACTTCTTCATGACCTAGTTGTTGGAACTCCAATCATATATGATCAGTTTCAAAAGTCAGTTAACAGATACTTACTTGATTCTTCGTCTCATCAATGTCAATATCCACCCAAACATCAAA GTAGAGAAAATTCAATCCAGAAAATGCGCTGCAGGAAGGCCGATAGTCTCTCACAAAGAATCCAAGAACATG TGAGACTGGGAGCAAACATATCTCAAACACTAAAGAGGAAGTTGAGCTTAGGGGCTCAAATTCTTCAAGTGGGTGGAGTAGAGAAAGTGTTTATGCAGTATTTTAGTGTGAGCGAGGAGGAGACGCTGTTGAGAGTTTCTCACTGTTATTTGTCCACCACATCTGGTCCTCTAGCCGGTCTCCTCTACATCTCCACTGAAAAGGTTGCCTTTTGCAGTGAGAGATCAATAAAAGTCTTTAATCAGAAAGGTCATATGTGTAGAATCCGCTATAAG GTTACCATTCCACTGAAGAAGATCAAGTGTGTGAATCAAAGTCAAAATATAGAGAAGCCAACACAGAAGTACATAAATATAGTTACAGTGGACGATTTTGATTTCTGGCTTATGGGTGTATCAAAATATCAGAAAACTTTCAAATATCTCGAGGAGGCAATTTCTCAAGCTTAG